The Sorangiineae bacterium MSr11367 genome window below encodes:
- a CDS encoding sigma 54-interacting transcriptional regulator: MEEHTKFRLVVTSGPDAGAQLKVDSSIKLVGRALGAHLALSDRSVSRHHFHVHATRTGVYVQVCDEAAPLAQGERKILSGEVGVGESLVVGRTVLLVSVDETSRSSSAHDDATATVGSLLTGAGADVVGLAAMFALNQALTATATIEDVEAALVAWAKQHASCEQVELHAGGGEPGAAAREMPILETATPSGGTRILAPALGAPTGWLAFTTTLPPQRITDSTRRLLILAAALAGAKLADVSTLQVVRDDRDALRQLAIGSAQAFLGTSPGAEELLKIIPRLAVSQSTALFIGETGVGKTYVARLVHEAGPRKDKPFRVINCAAIPENLIESELFGHTRGAFTGATEQAGVFEAAGEGTVLLDEIGELPLASQAKLLRVLEDKQFERLGSTRSIPLRARILVATNRDLDEMAAAGAFRSDLFFRISVIKTVVPPLRDRGDDVLVLAQKILADLSSSCGRRIHDFSPEAREAIRRYPWPGNVRELRNVIEHALVMGDGPVLEVSDFPAAIRSVLERADTVPDSEHGVHVVLPMNEELLHVKNREAALQVSGGNKSRAAALLGIRRTTLYKK, from the coding sequence GTGGAAGAGCACACCAAGTTTCGTCTGGTCGTGACGTCGGGACCGGACGCCGGCGCTCAGCTCAAGGTCGACAGCAGCATCAAGCTCGTGGGCCGCGCCTTGGGCGCGCATCTCGCGCTCAGCGATCGGAGCGTGTCTCGGCACCACTTTCACGTTCACGCCACACGAACCGGTGTTTACGTTCAAGTGTGTGACGAGGCGGCGCCGCTGGCGCAGGGTGAGCGGAAGATTCTCTCGGGAGAGGTAGGTGTCGGAGAGTCCCTCGTCGTTGGGAGGACCGTGCTTCTCGTGTCCGTCGATGAGACGTCGCGTTCATCGAGCGCCCACGATGATGCAACGGCAACCGTCGGCTCCCTGCTGACTGGCGCTGGGGCAGACGTCGTTGGTCTCGCTGCGATGTTCGCGCTCAACCAGGCGCTGACCGCAACTGCCACTATCGAGGATGTGGAGGCGGCGCTGGTGGCGTGGGCCAAGCAGCACGCGAGCTGCGAGCAAGTCGAACTTCATGCTGGGGGAGGCGAGCCTGGCGCAGCGGCCCGCGAGATGCCTATCTTGGAGACGGCGACACCAAGTGGTGGCACGCGAATCCTTGCGCCAGCTCTCGGTGCGCCAACGGGTTGGTTGGCCTTTACGACCACCTTGCCGCCTCAGCGCATCACGGATTCCACGCGTCGACTTCTCATTCTCGCCGCAGCCCTCGCGGGGGCCAAGCTGGCAGACGTTTCGACGCTGCAGGTTGTCAGGGACGATCGCGACGCGCTTCGGCAGCTCGCGATTGGCAGTGCTCAAGCCTTTCTCGGAACTTCGCCGGGCGCGGAAGAACTGCTGAAGATCATTCCGCGGCTCGCGGTGTCCCAAAGCACGGCCCTCTTTATCGGAGAGACCGGGGTAGGCAAGACCTACGTTGCTCGTTTGGTCCATGAAGCCGGTCCACGCAAGGACAAGCCTTTTCGCGTGATCAACTGCGCCGCCATTCCCGAGAACCTGATTGAGAGCGAGCTGTTCGGGCATACGCGAGGCGCATTTACGGGGGCCACGGAGCAGGCCGGCGTGTTCGAGGCAGCCGGTGAAGGCACAGTACTCCTCGACGAAATCGGCGAACTACCGCTCGCGAGTCAGGCGAAGCTGCTGCGAGTATTGGAGGACAAGCAATTCGAACGACTCGGTTCGACACGCTCGATTCCACTTCGCGCTCGGATTCTGGTTGCAACGAACCGCGACCTCGATGAAATGGCCGCCGCAGGCGCCTTTCGGAGCGACCTATTCTTCCGCATCTCCGTCATCAAAACGGTCGTCCCTCCGCTGCGTGATCGCGGCGACGACGTTTTGGTGCTCGCGCAGAAAATACTGGCCGATCTGTCATCGAGCTGCGGGCGTAGGATCCACGACTTCTCGCCAGAAGCGCGCGAGGCCATTCGCCGGTATCCATGGCCCGGCAACGTACGCGAGCTGCGCAACGTCATCGAGCACGCGCTCGTCATGGGCGATGGTCCAGTTCTCGAGGTGAGTGACTTCCCAGCAGCAATACGGAGCGTCCTCGAACGCGCGGACACCGTTCCGGATTCGGAGCATGGCGTCCACGTCGTGCTGCCGATGAACGAGGAGCTGCTGCACGTCAAGAATCGCGAGGCAGCCCTCCAAGTCAGCGGCGGGAACAAGAGCCGCGCCGCAGCGCTTCTCGGTATTCGAAGGACGACCCTCTACAAGAAATGA
- a CDS encoding protein kinase: protein MPSSTHPSHQMRALARIGTLVQQKYRIKRLLGTGGMAVVYAATHRNGHRVAIKYLLDHLVHEPDVARLFSREAYVANEVGHAGAVPVLDDDVDEEGCPFLIMPLLEGETLRVRCARAKGRLPLAEVCVLVLDVLDVLASAHAKGIVHRDIKPDNLFVTDAGNVRVLDFGIARKLEHGASATSTVPIFGTPAFMPPEQARGEREAIGPHSDCWAVGATFFTALSGQHVHPAGGAMGLQIIASATRKARSLAEVAPDVPPSFVQFVDKALEFDPEKRWRSAREMHDALLAIFEEVVGESVTQGAARVRAEIVAGLTQNREDIATEATQPAERHRSWDTGDASKAMIASGTPKDTVRKRGRTRDALLAGVGVVVLAGAVLAARYHRAPKPTSQADAAEPVGTPVLALPISPTCSKEAQIHFRQGLIAIRQATWELAHAAFEKAAAADPMCPEVQLQRMMTGTPVLSVSQWREEFHHALSLRDAMSERDRALLDAYAPVVASEPADYEEAARRFEVAASRFPRDVEILFLAGLARLVITPDPRAVEYCLALTRQAIDIDPQDANAWEVKAKALMSLERYDEAMVALDTCLEIARGSTDCLYDRIHIHRLLGQCSAAATDARRWVANAPASKRAYFELASSLAADGSFAGTVDVALRQARNNDPSEDRESTYLYYQASLSVLNGDFEEAGKRIQRTLEQLKEASAIVGHARALALSVELLNEIGRGDRAAKSAEQFFHQRGAWTEGWAVPLDYEPILLGVLLHEGATSREQWDASSTQWEHAALSVLTRRQAWAFRWGPAGATRNLAIDAWTQRPTDASTAGSAGVIEQTTLIPALAKAFEGRIAVVAGEYAQASAALESATKSCDNLEQPFVSTRAFLWLGEAKEGTADKQAACDAYGVVLQRWGNAKPRSVSAEEAKRRSRALGCKTP, encoded by the coding sequence ATGCCTTCGTCTACGCATCCATCGCATCAAATGCGGGCGCTGGCGCGTATCGGGACGCTGGTTCAGCAGAAGTACCGGATCAAACGGCTCCTGGGGACGGGCGGCATGGCGGTGGTTTATGCCGCCACGCATCGCAATGGGCATCGGGTTGCCATCAAGTACTTGCTCGACCACCTGGTCCACGAACCGGATGTTGCCCGGCTCTTCAGCCGTGAGGCGTACGTGGCCAACGAGGTGGGCCACGCGGGGGCGGTTCCGGTGCTCGACGACGACGTGGATGAGGAGGGGTGCCCTTTTCTGATCATGCCGCTGCTCGAGGGGGAGACCCTGCGAGTGCGCTGCGCGCGTGCGAAGGGGCGCCTTCCCCTTGCAGAGGTGTGCGTGCTGGTGCTCGACGTGCTCGACGTCCTGGCCAGCGCGCACGCCAAGGGCATCGTGCACCGCGATATCAAGCCGGACAATCTGTTCGTCACCGACGCCGGGAACGTCCGCGTGCTCGATTTCGGAATTGCGCGAAAATTGGAGCACGGCGCGAGTGCGACGTCGACCGTGCCCATCTTTGGAACGCCGGCCTTCATGCCGCCCGAGCAAGCGCGTGGCGAGCGGGAGGCCATCGGCCCACATAGCGACTGCTGGGCCGTCGGGGCGACGTTTTTTACGGCGCTCAGTGGGCAACATGTCCATCCCGCGGGCGGCGCCATGGGGCTACAAATTATTGCTTCTGCAACGAGAAAAGCGCGCTCGCTCGCGGAAGTGGCGCCGGACGTACCGCCGTCCTTCGTGCAATTCGTAGATAAGGCACTCGAATTCGACCCGGAGAAGCGATGGCGCTCCGCGCGGGAAATGCACGACGCGTTGCTCGCGATTTTCGAAGAGGTCGTCGGCGAATCGGTGACTCAAGGGGCGGCCCGGGTTCGTGCAGAGATTGTGGCGGGTCTAACCCAGAACCGTGAGGACATCGCGACCGAGGCGACGCAGCCTGCAGAGCGCCATCGTTCTTGGGACACCGGCGACGCGTCGAAAGCGATGATCGCCTCCGGAACGCCGAAGGATACCGTACGAAAGAGGGGCCGCACGCGGGACGCCCTGCTCGCTGGAGTCGGAGTCGTCGTCTTGGCGGGCGCGGTGCTTGCCGCTAGATACCATCGTGCGCCGAAACCTACTTCGCAGGCAGATGCGGCAGAACCGGTTGGTACGCCCGTGCTCGCGCTTCCCATTTCGCCAACGTGCAGCAAGGAGGCGCAGATTCATTTCCGCCAAGGGCTCATCGCCATTCGACAGGCAACATGGGAGCTCGCACATGCGGCCTTCGAGAAAGCAGCTGCGGCCGATCCCATGTGTCCTGAGGTGCAGTTGCAGCGCATGATGACCGGCACGCCTGTTCTTTCAGTGAGCCAATGGCGCGAAGAATTTCACCACGCCCTCTCTCTGCGTGATGCCATGAGCGAGAGGGATCGCGCCCTGCTCGACGCGTATGCCCCTGTCGTGGCCTCGGAACCAGCGGATTACGAGGAAGCAGCAAGGCGCTTCGAGGTAGCAGCCAGTCGTTTTCCGCGCGACGTCGAAATTCTCTTCTTGGCAGGGTTAGCGCGATTGGTCATCACACCCGACCCTCGCGCCGTCGAGTACTGCCTTGCTCTCACCCGACAGGCTATCGATATCGATCCGCAGGACGCGAATGCGTGGGAAGTGAAAGCCAAAGCGCTCATGTCGCTCGAGCGATATGACGAGGCAATGGTGGCGCTCGATACGTGCTTGGAAATCGCACGTGGCTCCACGGATTGTCTATACGACCGTATTCACATTCATCGTTTGCTCGGGCAATGCTCCGCCGCTGCGACGGATGCACGCCGTTGGGTCGCCAACGCACCGGCAAGCAAGCGCGCATATTTCGAGTTGGCAAGTTCCCTCGCCGCCGACGGCTCTTTCGCAGGAACCGTCGATGTGGCGCTCAGACAAGCACGAAATAACGACCCATCGGAGGACCGTGAGTCGACATATTTATACTACCAGGCGTCACTCTCAGTGCTGAATGGTGACTTCGAAGAAGCTGGAAAACGTATTCAACGAACACTGGAACAGTTGAAAGAAGCGAGTGCGATCGTCGGTCATGCACGCGCTCTGGCGCTCTCCGTCGAGTTACTAAATGAAATCGGAAGGGGAGACCGTGCCGCCAAGTCTGCCGAGCAATTCTTTCACCAGAGGGGGGCATGGACGGAGGGCTGGGCAGTCCCATTGGACTACGAGCCCATCCTGCTCGGCGTGCTTCTCCACGAGGGGGCGACTTCGCGCGAGCAATGGGATGCGTCGAGCACGCAATGGGAGCATGCTGCCCTTTCGGTATTGACCCGTCGTCAGGCGTGGGCATTTCGTTGGGGCCCCGCTGGCGCCACCCGAAATCTGGCCATCGACGCCTGGACTCAACGCCCTACCGATGCCTCTACGGCCGGTTCGGCTGGGGTCATCGAGCAGACGACGTTGATTCCTGCCTTGGCCAAAGCATTCGAGGGACGGATCGCCGTCGTCGCCGGCGAGTACGCGCAAGCAAGCGCGGCGCTCGAGAGTGCAACCAAAAGTTGCGACAACCTCGAGCAGCCCTTCGTCAGCACGCGTGCGTTTCTCTGGCTCGGCGAGGCCAAAGAGGGGACGGCAGACAAACAAGCAGCGTGCGATGCCTACGGCGTCGTTCTTCAGCGCTGGGGTAACGCGAAGCCACGCTCGGTCAGCGCCGAGGAAGCGAAGCGGCGCAGTCGCGCCCTCGGCTGCAAGACACCGTAG